One Arsenophonus apicola DNA window includes the following coding sequences:
- a CDS encoding AAA family ATPase: MIVLIGSQKGGCGKSTISVNIAAELAKQKKDVILVDSDRQGTSANWISDRNKQVEIPIIHCIQKFDNVRETLLDLDKRYEFVIVDTAGRDSRELRTGMTTADILLVPFRPSQPDLDTLPRLVEIITEAKDINPKLKTIAMLTLAPTNPVINEIHEAQEYLKDYPELLLMNTVVRDRKVYRDCMGEGKGVIEMGNLKAKNEIQYLVKELLTW, translated from the coding sequence ATGATAGTACTAATTGGTAGCCAAAAAGGTGGGTGTGGAAAGTCAACAATTTCTGTTAATATTGCAGCAGAACTTGCAAAACAAAAAAAAGACGTAATCTTAGTAGATTCAGATCGTCAAGGAACTTCCGCTAATTGGATTTCTGATAGAAATAAACAAGTAGAAATACCAATAATTCACTGCATCCAAAAATTCGATAATGTTAGAGAAACGCTGCTTGATTTGGATAAAAGATATGAATTTGTAATAGTTGATACTGCAGGTAGAGACAGTAGAGAACTAAGAACAGGGATGACGACCGCAGATATACTTTTAGTGCCTTTCAGACCTTCACAACCTGATTTAGATACTTTACCTAGATTAGTAGAAATAATTACAGAAGCAAAAGATATTAATCCGAAGCTAAAAACTATCGCTATGTTAACTCTAGCACCAACAAATCCTGTCATAAATGAAATTCATGAGGCTCAAGAATATTTAAAAGATTATCCTGAACTCCTTCTAATGAATACAGTTGTTCGTGATCGAAAAGTTTACAGGGATTGCATGGGAGAAGGAAAGGGCGTTATTGAAATGGGTAATTTAAAAGCTAAAAATGAAATTCAATATTTAGTAAAGGAGCTTCTTACATGGTAA
- a CDS encoding replication initiation protein, whose translation MTPWQDENKKLIVHSNDLITARYNLDIDGFRALTLFLSKVNQRLENPGWISFSAHEFQVTFDINKKNIWRCMKKAVTSLSKSQITFHVINGKKESFTVLNWLSGYKYQKIEGKGTGLKLRLNPDLDPFLFNIKHNFSWCFLNAITSVKNVISFRIYMYLLSHKSHPRCKKNNFFEVDISLDDFHELFPDASSRFDNLKKRTIEPAIQDINEHTNISVHWEPIKHGRSVVGMRFGCVEEKSTAIQPKRPRLAKRPHVKSGSHDEGQWMKKNAEILYQYEKDLKKYDPTLRLTMPDLRRAVECSKYCKQHWHEEKKQELAMREGKNTKIAVAKSEQNKDITFSEKDLELIQNI comes from the coding sequence ATGACACCTTGGCAGGATGAAAACAAAAAGTTAATAGTACATAGCAATGACCTAATTACCGCCAGGTATAATTTAGATATTGACGGCTTTCGAGCTTTAACGTTATTTTTATCGAAAGTTAATCAGAGACTAGAAAACCCTGGCTGGATTTCTTTTTCAGCTCATGAATTTCAAGTTACATTTGATATTAACAAAAAAAATATTTGGCGGTGCATGAAAAAGGCTGTGACTTCTCTTTCAAAGAGTCAAATTACTTTCCATGTGATAAATGGGAAAAAAGAGTCTTTCACCGTACTTAATTGGCTATCTGGCTATAAATATCAAAAAATTGAAGGTAAAGGCACAGGATTAAAACTAAGGCTAAATCCAGATCTTGACCCATTCTTATTTAACATTAAACATAATTTTTCTTGGTGTTTTCTAAACGCTATTACGAGCGTAAAAAATGTTATTTCTTTCAGAATATATATGTATCTTTTGAGTCATAAAAGTCACCCTCGTTGTAAAAAAAATAATTTTTTTGAAGTTGATATTTCACTAGATGATTTTCATGAATTATTCCCAGACGCAAGCTCACGTTTTGACAATCTAAAAAAAAGAACTATTGAACCAGCTATACAAGATATTAATGAGCATACAAACATATCAGTGCACTGGGAACCAATAAAACATGGTAGATCTGTTGTAGGAATGCGTTTTGGTTGCGTTGAAGAAAAATCAACAGCAATCCAGCCAAAGCGACCAAGACTAGCCAAGCGTCCACATGTAAAATCAGGCTCTCACGATGAAGGTCAGTGGATGAAGAAAAATGCTGAAATTCTCTATCAGTACGAGAAAGATTTGAAGAAATACGATCCTACGTTACGTTTAACTATGCCAGATTTGCGTAGAGCCGTAGAATGCTCAAAATATTGCAAGCAACATTGGCACGAAGAGAAGAAGCAAGAGTTGGCGATGAGAGAAGGCAAAAATACAAAAATAGCAGTTGCCAAATCTGAGCAAAACAAAGATATTACTTTCTCTGAAAAAGACTTGGAATTAATACAAAATATATGA
- a CDS encoding phage holin family protein — MGICIAVITAVRMEKYSSPLSYLWAGATTAIGILTLEQWVAVVGIVCTIGTFLINVYYRKKEYKLKERQYENTEKNIDGNRR; from the coding sequence GTGGGGATTTGTATTGCTGTGATTACTGCCGTCAGAATGGAAAAATATTCCAGCCCCTTGTCGTATCTATGGGCTGGGGCGACAACTGCTATTGGCATTCTCACGCTCGAACAGTGGGTAGCTGTAGTGGGTATTGTCTGCACGATAGGGACATTTTTAATCAACGTGTACTACCGCAAAAAGGAGTACAAACTTAAGGAGCGTCAATATGAAAATACCGAAAAAAATATTGATGGCAATAGGCGGTAG
- a CDS encoding TM2 domain-containing protein produces the protein MNTNTKTKESESNMIYCSGCGKAIHETAPTCPNCGAINKNVEVTGTKSRVAAAVLAFFLGGFGIHKFYLGKILQGFLYLIFCWTFIPTVIAFIEFIVYLCMSDQDFAKKYG, from the coding sequence ATGAATACAAATACAAAAACAAAGGAATCTGAAAGTAACATGATTTATTGTAGTGGTTGTGGTAAAGCAATTCACGAAACAGCACCAACATGCCCTAATTGTGGAGCAATTAATAAAAATGTAGAAGTAACAGGCACAAAGAGTCGGGTTGCAGCAGCAGTGCTAGCTTTCTTCTTGGGTGGTTTTGGTATTCACAAATTTTATTTAGGCAAAATATTGCAGGGATTTTTGTATTTAATTTTTTGTTGGACTTTTATCCCAACAGTTATTGCTTTCATCGAGTTTATTGTTTATTTGTGTATGTCAGACCAAGACTTTGCTAAAAAATACGGCTAA
- the lysC gene encoding Rz1-like lysis system protein LysC, with protein MGLLSSCSSTRNEYVQTPHIPIPPYLLADCLPPAITDMMTWRDSLVLNEQLLTVIELCNLDKQAIRRIEKQRDDN; from the coding sequence ATGGGGCTATTGTCGAGTTGCAGCAGCACACGAAACGAATACGTTCAGACGCCTCACATTCCGATACCCCCTTACCTACTCGCTGATTGCTTACCGCCAGCCATCACAGATATGATGACATGGCGTGATAGTCTGGTACTCAATGAGCAGTTACTGACAGTGATTGAGCTGTGTAATCTTGACAAACAGGCGATAAGGCGAATTGAAAAGCAGAGAGATGACAATTGA
- a CDS encoding HU family DNA-binding protein, giving the protein MKHNMNKTELISKVAEKSGLSKKDAEKAVNAFIEAVTESLKSGNDVQLIGFGSFQVKQRAARDGKNPKTGKPLKIAAANVPSFKAGQRLKEAVK; this is encoded by the coding sequence ATCAAGCACAACATGAACAAAACAGAACTCATCAGCAAAGTTGCAGAGAAATCAGGCTTAAGCAAGAAGGACGCAGAGAAGGCGGTTAATGCCTTCATTGAAGCTGTCACCGAATCTTTAAAATCCGGCAATGACGTACAACTCATTGGCTTTGGGAGTTTTCAGGTTAAGCAACGTGCAGCCAGAGATGGAAAAAATCCAAAAACAGGCAAACCACTTAAAATTGCTGCTGCAAACGTACCGAGTTTTAAAGCGGGTCAAAGACTCAAAGAAGCAGTTAAGTAA
- a CDS encoding lysozyme has protein sequence MKIPKKILMAIGGSALLLASSMITHFEGLRLKPYFDGGGVLSVCYGHTGNDIHRNRTYTQEDCDKWLDDDLKVVKRYVDPLVKVNINTLTQAALYSFAYNVGVGNFAKSTLLKKLNADDRKGACEEMKRWVYVDGRKWKGLMTRREIESVICQGDLTHLA, from the coding sequence ATGAAAATACCGAAAAAAATATTGATGGCAATAGGCGGTAGTGCATTGCTTTTAGCGTCAAGCATGATAACCCATTTCGAAGGGCTGAGACTTAAGCCCTATTTCGATGGTGGCGGTGTGCTTTCTGTTTGTTACGGTCACACAGGTAACGATATTCACCGTAACCGGACTTACACACAAGAAGATTGTGATAAGTGGCTTGATGACGATTTGAAAGTGGTTAAACGGTATGTTGACCCGCTGGTCAAGGTCAATATCAACACACTGACTCAAGCAGCGCTTTATTCATTTGCTTACAACGTGGGTGTGGGAAATTTTGCCAAATCGACATTACTCAAAAAGCTCAACGCTGATGACCGAAAAGGCGCTTGTGAAGAAATGAAACGCTGGGTTTATGTCGATGGCAGAAAGTGGAAAGGATTAATGACCCGTCGGGAAATAGAGAGCGTAATATGTCAAGGAGACCTTACGCATTTGGCGTAG